The window ACGTCGGCCCAACTGGTAGACCACGTCATCGCGTACGGCGAGCACCTCCAGCCCTTCTTCAGCGACCACCCGTGCCATCCCGTCTCGACCGGTGAGGAGACGAAACTCCCCGAAAACCTCCCCTTCCCGCAGACGCGCCAGGAAGACCGTACGCCCGTCCACCAACGACTTCTCCACCCGCACGCAGCCTTTAACGATCACGTACAGGCAGACCTTCGGGTCATCCGGCGAAGCCAACACCGTACCGGGAGCAACCCGTCGATGCTCCATCACGCGCAACGCCTCCACAAAGGCGTCCGCCGGAAGTTGGCTGAAAAGCGGGATTGTCGGCAGCTCCGAGCGTCGCACGTGGCGCTCCTCAATGAGCAGGCCGGAGTCCTCCTCTCGAAGCTCCATGGTGGGAGGCTCATCGATCGCGTCGAATGCCTGCAACGTCTCCCAACGCGAATCACTCTCCTCATCCAGGGCAAGCCCATCCCACTCAAAGACACGCACCTGAAAGGTGGGGTCCGCGTCGGAGTCTCCTCCCCCAAAACGCGGCCGTTCAACGCGGGTGACGTCTCCATCATCACTGCCGCGATAGGCTGGCGCATGCCGTGTAGCCTCGCGATGAACATCGGATGTCGGGCTGCCTGAAGTAGCCACCGGGGTCGCCAGCCGAGGCGATGACTTGGGCCGCCCCAGGGTGATCGCGCTCTTCTGCCCCCGACGCACCTCTTCGGCTTCCTTCTCCGAAAGCGCCTGTACCCGCACCCCCGAGGTCTCCCGGGACCAATAGGCGCTCGATGTCTCCGCCGCCATGGCCGGGCGATCTTGCGGCACCGGCGTGGGCTGCGCCCGTCGCACCTGGCCATCGACCGGACGTGCCACCCGCGCAACGTGCCCGGTCGCCTCCGGCGCCTGCGCATAAAGGCGCGCCAGAAAAAACTGCGTCTCGGTATGGCTGGCGTCCATCTCCAGGATGGCTTTGCACGCTGCGATCGCCTCCAGCGGGAGCCCTGCTGCCGCCAGAAGCTTCGCTGCCGTACCGTACTCTTCAATGGCGTGGCGGGGCCGCTCCATCTCACAGAAGAGCGCCGCAAGGCGCAGCCGCGCCTCGATATTCTCGGGCTCCTCGCTGAGCGTGCGCTGGTAATACGCAAGGTATTTTCGAAGCCGGGGATTCGACATCTCGAGAGCACGCTCGCAGGCTCGCGCGCAACCTGATCTGGCCATCGCGCATGGGATTCTGGACGACTAACTCCACAATCTTCAACGGTAGCGAGCCCTTCATCACCTTGTCAAACCCACCCTCTCCCCGGAGCGCGGCGATGACGTCGAGGATCACGCCCTCGTGCCCTGCCTCTCCTCGCTCGATACGACACAAAAAAACCCGCCGCGCCCTGAGGGCGCGGCGGGTTACGATGCTACCCTTGTCTGCACCACCGACGTAGCGCCGATGGCACATCCTCAGGATCACACCACGGTCTTCTTAACCGCCGAGCGAAGCGTCACCAGACCACCGTTGGGGCCGGGAATGGCACCCTTGATGAGAATGGCGTTCTCTTCGGGAAGCACCTGCATCACGCGCAGGTTCTGCACGGTCACGCGGGTGTTGCCGTACTGACCGGCCATCTTCTTACCCTTGAAAACACGACCCGGGGTCGCCGACATACCGATGGAACCACCGTGACGGAAGAATTCGTGCACACCGTGGCTGGCCTTGGCACCGGCGAAGTTGTGACGCTTCATGACACCGGTGAAACCGCGACCTTTGGACGTTCCGGTCACGTCAATCCAGGCGCCCACGTTAAACGTGTCCGCACCCAGCTCCTGACCGACTTCATACGCGTCAAGCTCGCCCTCGCCCACGCGGAACTCGCGCACAAAGCGACGAGGCTTCTCGATGCCCGCCTTCAAGAAGACGCCGACACGCGGCTTGGAGAGACGCCACTTGGGCTCGGTGCCTTCTTTCTCAAGAAGCTTCACATCGCCAAAGCCCACCTTGATGGCGGAGTAGCCGTCTTTGCCCTTGGCGCTCTTCTTCTGCACGACCACGTTGCCTTCAACCTTGACCACGGTCACCGGGATACGGTTACCGGCTTCGTTGAAGATCTGCGTCATGCCGACTTTGCGGCCAATCAATCCTTTGCCCATCTTAAACCTCTCTCTGGGAAGCTATCACCCCGCACCGCTCATACCCCATCATCAGGGCAGTGGAACGTGCGCTCCTTCGGAGCGCGGGGGCGTCGCATAGACCCGCCGTCAACGCGCCTCTCGCGAAGACCATTCGGGGTCGCTTCTCGTAGTCGATCGCCTGGCCAGCGTCAAGCGCGTGACGCATCCCTCACCCTCATACTTCACTGACCTCAGGGGTATGAGCGCCGACCTCCTCGACTTCCATGATCTGTGGCGCACGCCCGACGTTGATCGGCGAGCGCACCGGGGTGCTGTTGCGACCCGGCGACGATGAGAACTCCTCCCAGCCCTCGGCGGAGACCTCATAGGCTCGGGTGTAAGGAGGATGAATCCCGTGCAACCGAAACGCCCGTTTCACCCGCTCCATCACATCGCATAAGAGCGCCTTCTCATAACGCGTATCAATGACATAGGCCTTCGACTTAACGTGCGTCGCAAAGGCCAGGGGCGTGATCTCGTCGTAGACCTGCACCACCACAGGCTTGCTCAAAAACACATACCGGGAGGTGATGGTCGCCTCGTAGACGATCTGCTTGGCCAGCTCAAAATCGGCGGACTGTGCGATGTAGAAGTCGATTTCCACCATCATGTCGAGCGCGCCGGCGTTCGACGAGCTGACCGCTTCGGTCAAAAACTTGTTATTCGGAATGGAGACCTGGTTGTCATCCAGCGTCACAATGCGCACGGAGCGAAGACCGATCTCCACGACCTCCCCGTAGGTGTCTCCAAAGGCGACGCGGTCGCCCACCTGAAAAGGCTGGTCCACCAGAATCAAAATGCCCGCCATCAAGCTCGACGCGGTGTCTTTGAGCGCAAAGCCAACCGCAACCGCAAGCGTGCCCCCCAGACCGAGCAAGGCGGCGCGGTCTTCTTCAAAGTCCAGAAAGGTGGCCACCACCAGGTAGGCGGCCGCCGCGAAGATCCCCAGGCGCGCAAAGCTCTGCACCTTTTTAAAGAAGAGACGACGGCGTGCCTGCCCCTCTCCCAGACTCTCCAGCGTCGCCGAGACCACGCGATTGACGGCGTAGGCCACCGCAATGATGGTGGCCGCGCTGAGCAGATTCCCCACATTGAGAAGTTCAATGCGCTGGGCAATCTCTTCGACGTCGGGTGCCGCCTGGGCCAGAAGCGGCCCGGCGGCCAGCACCATAGGATAGAGGTTCATCGAAGGGGCTCCTTACTCGTAGAGGAAGTTCGCGTCGCGCAGCTGACGCAACACCGCGCGGAAGTAGAGCGTGCTCAACGTCGCCCGCCCCTGGCGCTGGCAGACCTCCAGAATGTCACTCTCGTAGAGGAAGTTGATCGCCGTCTCACAGAAGCCCCGATCCGAGTTTGTGATGCGCGCGACCTGCTGAGCGTTGAGCGAGCCGTGCTGGACGATGGCCGCCAGCGCAAAGAGGTACTGGTCGGTCAGCGACTGCTGCACCGCGGTGGTCGGCCGACTGAACAGACCGACCTGCAAGCTACCGGAAGCGTCCATCCGCAGGCTGCGCAACCAGAAGGTCAGCGCCACCCGGGGATTGCCCTGACTGAACTCATGCAGAAGACGGAAGTACCCGTTGGCCGTCTTGATCACCTCATAGCTGAACTCGCCACTCTGATGCGCCACCACAAGGTCGGTGAAACTGATCGGAAGATCGACCTTCGCGTCGCGCGAGCGCACAAGCTGCTGAATCTGCTGCTCACTCCAGGGGGCAACCTCGTGAACCAGACCGAAGTAATGTTTACGCGCGCGCACCCGGTTAAGGTACGACCAGGCGAAGCGATTGAAGACCAGTACCCAGAAGTGGTGATCATCGGTGATATGCACCACATCCAGAAAGAGGTCGACGGCGCGAAACCCGCCGATATGCCTCAAGAAGAGGTGATGGCAGTCATCGAGGACAATCGTGCGCGGGGGGGTTCGTCGAAGCCACTCCACGGCTTCTTCTCGGCAGGTAGGAACCTCGGGGAGGTGAAAGAGCTGGGCGATAAACTCCAGAGCAGCCGGCTCCCCTGAGATCTTCTGGGCGAGAGTCGCGTACTGCACCGGGCCGTGTGCGGCAGGCCAGGCGCTGACAACGTCCACAAGCTCGCTGGTTTTACCGAGGCCCGCCTCACCGACGATGGCCATGGAGCCTTTTCGCCGAACCTTCATCCAGGTTTCACGTCGGGCTGCGATGGCGTCGGCCACGCCACGCCGCTCCACCCGAAAGGCTTCATCGAAGAGCGGACGATCCACAAAGAAGGCACGGTAGCGCTCGGGAACCGTACTTTGCGCCGCCTCGGGCACCTCAGCCACGCCCCCCTCCCTGCGTTGAATTTCGATCTTCTTGCGGAAGATGAAGTTGCTGAACTGTCGGCTCAGCTCGGTTTCCACCACGTAGGCGCGTACCCAGCGTACCAGCTCCGCGCCGGCCACGTAGATTGAGGCCAGGCCGATCAGAAGCACGCCATAGGGCCGGTTGCGATGCTCACGAACGATCACCGTGGCGCGCGGCAAGCGCTCGCCAGCGAGGCGCTCAAACCCCTGGGCGATATCATCGCGCCACCACCACAACACCGTGTAGACCAACACAACCAGCGCCACCCAGAACACCCGGTCGGCCAGCCACCAGATCACCGAGGGACCGGTCAACTCCCAGACTGTCAGGGGCACATAATGGGAGAGGAGCCAGAAGCTCAGCACAACCCGCACGCTACGCACCAGTCGACGCGCGCGGCTCTCCTCCACAAGCCCCCCCTGAGCCAGGGCATCAAGGGTGTGCGCCTGTGCGACCGCCGCCGCGCTCGGAAAGCCACTCGCCGTGCCAGCCTCTTCGCCACGTGGCAGCGCCAGGGTCTTTACGACGCGCATCACGATCACATAAATCGTGACGGCATCGATCACCCAGCGCGCATACGCCAACTCGGGCAACGCCCCCACCAGATAGTCCGTCATGTGGGTGGCGGCCAGATAGAGCACCGCCGGCACGATCAACGCGCGCAGAACCTGGGAAGCCTTGATCAGCCCTCCGGCGGCCTTCCGTAGCGCCCGGCGTACCAGCAGCTGGCTCAAGCCCCACTGCACCGCACGAGGGCCGTACTCGCGGGCAAACCACAGCGCGATAAGAATCGCGATCACCCGCCAGAACACGCCCATCACCCAGCCCCAGAAGGCCACGGAGGTGAGCATGGTGCCCGGATCACTGATCTGCTTCCAGCGTTCCTCCAGGGTATCGACGGTTAACAACACACCCACCCGCACCCCCTCAAGCGCGTCGCGCCAGGCCGAGTCACTGCGCGGCGAAAGCATCATCGCCCGCGCCTCAGCCCCGAGCCGGGGGAACATCGCCTCCAGCGACTCATCGAAGAAAGCGCGGCGCTGAAGGTTAACCTCGTTTCGGGCCTGACGGGCGTCGCGCACATCCTGCGCAATCTGCAACCGTTGCTCGGCGAGTTCCACCTGCAACTTCGCCAGCGCCAGTCGTCGGGTCGCAAGCTCGGTGGAGGGTTCTCGACCCACCTCCTGAATAAGCTGTTCGAGTTCGCGTCGCGCTTCATCAAGCCGGGGCTTCAGGTTGGCAACCTGACGCTCAGCGGAGCGATACCCCTGAACAGTGCGTTTTACATCATCGCGGGCCCCCCTCCGGTACATCAGGGTCTGGCGCACGACCCCGGCCAGTTCACCATCGGGGCGAGTCATGCCTTCTTCGACCTCGACACGCCTCTCGGAGAAGGTCGCCTCACTCTGGCGGCGTTCCTCGACGATCGAGCGAATCTGCTCGCCCTCTTGCTCCGAGATCGCCAGCAACTCCTCGGCGATCTCACGCTCGCGAGCCAACACCTGACGGATCTGGGCGTCCCGCTCCTGGCGTTCTCGCTCCCGGGTCTGCTCGACTGCCAGGCGAGCCGCCTCCTGAGCACGCTGGGAGCGCTCCAGGCGCTCGGCAGCCTCCTGATCGACCTGTGAGGCCGCCTCCCGTTGGGACTGAAGCGCGGCCTCCACCGCCTGCAGGGCTTCCGTTCTGCGATCCACCAGGGTCTGTGCCGATACTGCCCTGGCCTCCCGCAACGCATAAAAAAGGCTCGCCGCAACCAGCTCCCGCATCGCGACGCGACTGCCGGGCTCTTCCACGAGCCGATCCTTGAGAAACGCTCGTACCCGGGCGTCCACATCTTCGCCGACACGCGCCTGCGCAACGACCGCTTCGGCCTGGGCGACGCTCTCGCGCAACGCCTCGGCGCGCTCCTCATTGAGCTCTTCCGGTGGCAGCGCCGCCGCAGAAGCAGAGGTCGCGACCTTATCCTGCGGCTCACCGGTCGGCTCGGACGCAGAGTCCGAGCCCATCTCTGGAAGGTCCGCCTCGCTTGCACCCTCCCCGGTCGATGTGCCAGAGACGACGTCGTTCTCTTCGCTACCCGCCACAGCGGGCACCTGGTCGACGACCACCTGGGCCCCGCTCTCCGGGAGCGGGCATAGAAACACCGCGACAAGCGCTAGAACCCACGCGATCGCGACGCCTCCTCGCACTGCTGACATAGACTTGGCCGTTGTGGATGGAATCAGTAAGCTACGCCGCGAAAGGTTAAATCAACCTCCCCCGATCTCAAAGTTTTTGCCGTGCTCATACGTTTCAAGCTCACTCGGCCGCGCCTGCCGTCACTGCGACGATCTCGCGCGCTTCGGCCCGCAGCGCTGCTCAGCACCGCAATGCTCTCCGTGACAATCGGCTGTGCCAGCCCTTCGACGCCCGATTCCACCTGGTCCGATGAGTTCCTGGCGGCGATGCGTCTTCCCGAGGTGCAAGCCGAGCCCGAAGTCGCCTCACTCGCACTGCGCGCTCCCGAGCGCGACCAGGCCCGCGATGCCCGTTTTGAGCTCGCCCGTTTCGCGCTACGCCGCGGCGACATTGCGCTTGCCGACGAGCGTTTTGAAGCGCTCTGGTCCGAGGGCATCGACGATCACATCACCAGCCGCGCCCTCTACGAATCCGCACGCATTGCGCTCGAGCATCATCAGAATCGCCAGGAAGCGATTGCCCTGCTTCACCGCGCCATCGCCCAGACTGCCCCCTGGGCGGGCACCGAGCTCGCGCTGAGCTTTCTCATAAAAATCGAGCGGGAAGCTGGCCACCAGCCAACCCTCATTGAGGATTTGAGCCGCATCGCCGCAGAGCTTGAGAACGATCGCCTCAAAGCCCAACTCCACCTGAGCATCGGGGAGCTCCACCACGCCGATCTTCAAGACGACGAAGGCGCGCTGAAGGCCTACCACGAGGCGGCGCTCAGCTGTGAGAGCTGCTCGGCATCCGACGAAGCTCTCTGGCGCATGGCCGAGATCTACAGCGAGCACCAGAACTTCAACGCCGCCACGCGCACCCTTGGGCTGGTGGCCGAGCGCACCGACACAAGCTGGTTTGTGGGAAGCTACAACTCCCACCGTGCCGCCGACGCGCGCTTTGAGCTCGGCCGCATTCACCTGCTCTTTCTCGAGGATTATGACGAGGCGCGCGATCACTTCGAGCGCTTCATCGACACCTTCCCCCACGCCATGCGCCGCGATCAGGCGGAGTGGCACCTCGTCGAGATCGCGCGTTTGAGCGCGAGCGAGGCGGCCTACCACCGCGCGCTGCGCCGTTTCGCCAGCAACTTCCCCGAGAGCCGCCTGGCCGACCAGGCTCGCCGCCGCCTTGAGGCCCTCTGATGATCCGCATTGAGAATTTGACCAAGTACCACGAGGGCCGCGTCGTCATCGATGACGTGACGCTGACCATCGACGACCGCACCAACGTGGGCCTGATCGGCCCGGGGGGCTGTGGCAAGTCGGTGCTTTTAAAGATCGTCTGCGGGCTGATCAAACCCGATAAGGGCCGCGTGCTCATCGATGATATCGATGTCCACCGTCTCAAGCCCACTGAGCTCGCGGAGCTGCGCTTTCGCATCGGGATGCTCTTTCAGAACTACGCGCTCTTCGACTCGATGAACGTCGCCGACAACATCGCCTTTCCCCTGCGCCAGGCTGGCGAAACCGACGAGAAGCTCATCGCTGAGAAGGTCAATCAGGCCCTCATCGACATCAGCCTTCCCGGCATCGGTGAGCGGTACCCCAACGAGCTAAGTGGTGGTATGAAGAAGCGCGTCAGCTTTGCGCGCGCGGTGATTCGCCGTCCGCCCATCGTCTTCTATGACGATCCGACCGCCGGGCTCGACCCGGTCACCAGTTCCAAGATCTTTATCCTGCTGCGCAAGATGCAGCACGAGCACAACACCACCTCGGTCACCATCAGCCACGATATTGAGGGCATCAAAGATATCTGCGATCGCTTCGCGATGCTCGACCGGGGCCGCCTGATTTTCGAGGGCGACCGCCAGGCCATCGAAGCCTGCGACGACTCGCTGGTCAGCCAATTCTGGCAGGGCTACAGCGACGACGAACTCAACGTATAAAGACGCTCATGCATCGACTCGCCACAACTTTGCAGGCCCCCTTCCACTGGCTGGGCCAGACGGCCATGAGCTGGTCGTTTAACGCCGGAGGCCTGGCTCTTCTCACCTTTCAGGTGCTGCGCAACCTGCTCCCGTGGCGCTGGCAGTTCGACGGCCCGGAGACCTGGCGAAACCTCTACCGTGTGGGTGTGAAGAGCTTCCCCATCGTCGTGGTGACCGCCGTGCTGGTCGGCGCGATCATGGTCATCCAGTCCGGCCTCTACATCGAGCAGTACGGCGCGTATGGACTTCTGGGCTGGGGAGCGGGCTACTCGATTCTGCGCGAAGTCGGCCCGATCCTCATCGGCCTGATGTTCTCGGGTCGCGTCGGGGCCAACAACACCGCCGAGCTGGGCACGATGAAGGTCACCGACCAGGTCGACGCGCTACGCGCGCTGGCCATTGACCCCATCGGCTACCTGGTCATGCCGCGCTTTATCGCCATGATCCTGATGATGTTTTTGCTGGTCGTCATCGGCAACTTCACCGCGCTTATCGGCGGGGCGATCACAAGCCAGGTGCTGCTGGACGTGAACATGGTGCTCTTCTTCCAGAGCGTCATCGCCTATGTGCTCCTCGACGACCTTCTCCACGGCCTGATCAAGGCGGTGGCCTTCGGCTTTGCCATCGCGATCATCTCGTGCCACTTCGGGCTGAGCACCTCCGGCGGCGCGGTGGGCGTGGGCCGGGCGGTCAACGCCTCGGTTGTAGGAAGTGCCATCGCCATCTTTGTGCTCGACTACGCCATTACCTTCGCCTCGCTGTGAGCTCGCCATTATGAGCGCATCCCCCGACATCCCGGGCCGCCCGACCGGCCGCGAGCCCTCGAACTTCCGAGAATTCCTCTCGGCGCTCGGCGAGCCCATCCTCTATCTGACACGCACCTTTAGAGAGCTCATCGAGATGTTCGGGCTCACGCTTTACTATATGGCGCGTGGGCGCACCCGCTGGCGGGCGATCTTTGAGCAGCTGCACGAGGTGGGAAACCGCTCGGTGATCTTCGTCGCAGTGACTCTGGGCTTTCTGGGGATGATCCTTATCTACCAGGCGGGCTACCAGGCTGAGCAGATCACGGGCGACCTTCAACTCCTGGGCGGTCTCTTCCTGCAGCTTCTGCTACGTGAGTTTGCACCGACGATCACCGCCATGATGATCGCCACGCGCGTGGCCACCGGGATGGCCGCCCAGATAGGCTCGATGGTGGTCACCGAACAGGTCGACGCCCTGCAGATGTGCGCCGCCCCGCCGGTGGACTACCTGGTGGTACCACGCTTTATCGCCACAACGATCATGATGATCGTGTTGACGATCTTCGCCGTGCTCGTCTCCTACAGCGCCGGTGCGCTGACCGCGCTCTTTTCGTTCGGTCTCAACGTGCGCACCTTCATCGACTTGAGCTTTATTGGCTGGTTCGACCTGATCTTGTGCCTGAGCAAAGCTCTGGCGTACGGGATGGCCGTTCCGATCATCGCCTGCCACGCCGGGCTCAATGTCTCCGGCGGCAGCGAAGGCGTGGGGCGTGCGACGACCAACGCGGTGGTCAACGCCAGCCTCGCGGTCGTGATTCTCGACTTCATCATCACCAGTCTGGGATACGTGGCGCTGAGCCTGCTGCCCTCCTGAACTCAGGCGTTATTCTGCTGACCCACGGTCACCTTTCACGTGACCCACGGTCACCTTGTTTGATCGATTTTCGCATGACCCACGGTCACCTTTCACGTGACCCACGGTCACCTTGTTTGATCGATTTTCGCATGACCCACGGTCACCCTGTTTGATCGATTTTCGCATGACCCACGGTCACCTTTCACATGACCCACGGTCACTTTTCACATGACCCACGGTCACCTTTCACATGACCCACAGTCACCTTTCACGTGACCCACGGTCGCCCTTCACACGTCCCACGGACGCCTCAATGAGCCCGATATCGACGACAGCCCGCATGTCCCTAAGCGCCGTGACATGCGCCGTGCTGGCCTTACCGACGTTGTGGAGCACATCCGCGAGTGCGCAGTCGGTTCACATGCCCATGGTGGGGCGTCAATTTCCAACCGTCGGTGTTGCAGCTCAGGGGGGCGCTGTCGTCGATGTACCAGACTCCGGTATGCGTCTGAGCCCGTCGGCCGGTGGCGTGGCACGCGTGGCGCTGCATCATATCGTTGGCCCACGACTCTCGATGAGCGCCGAGGCCGGCCTCGGCGCAACCTATCTTGGCGCGCACCCCATGACGACCGCGCCGCCGGCCGATGCCGAGGTGGGCTTTGCATGGCAGCTGGCTGTGCTGGCCCGATACTTTCCGATTTATGAGCGCAGCGGCCTGACCTTTGGCGGGGGGCTTCAGTACAGCGGACTGCGTTTGAGCGATGTACCCAGCACGCAGATGGGCGCGGAGCTTCGGGCCGGCTACTA of the Lujinxingia sediminis genome contains:
- a CDS encoding cyclic nucleotide-binding domain-containing protein — protein: MSNPRLRKYLAYYQRTLSEEPENIEARLRLAALFCEMERPRHAIEEYGTAAKLLAAAGLPLEAIAACKAILEMDASHTETQFFLARLYAQAPEATGHVARVARPVDGQVRRAQPTPVPQDRPAMAAETSSAYWSRETSGVRVQALSEKEAEEVRRGQKSAITLGRPKSSPRLATPVATSGSPTSDVHREATRHAPAYRGSDDGDVTRVERPRFGGGDSDADPTFQVRVFEWDGLALDEESDSRWETLQAFDAIDEPPTMELREEDSGLLIEERHVRRSELPTIPLFSQLPADAFVEALRVMEHRRVAPGTVLASPDDPKVCLYVIVKGCVRVEKSLVDGRTVFLARLREGEVFGEFRLLTGRDGMARVVAEEGLEVLAVRDDVVYQLGRRFPEVWDALWGFYYTRMLNNLLASSAIFGGLSPEQREVLGRHFKMREWVAGEALFSRGHHVERLSLLVSGSVEVEVIGRRGQREVVDTLEEGAFLGVTPCAQLSEAGATVRARTDVIVLELSATIFRDLLSKVASVGEAVRREVALRKERSRQARARGYAESGVAPTTRR
- the rplC gene encoding 50S ribosomal protein L3 — translated: MGKGLIGRKVGMTQIFNEAGNRIPVTVVKVEGNVVVQKKSAKGKDGYSAIKVGFGDVKLLEKEGTEPKWRLSKPRVGVFLKAGIEKPRRFVREFRVGEGELDAYEVGQELGADTFNVGAWIDVTGTSKGRGFTGVMKRHNFAGAKASHGVHEFFRHGGSIGMSATPGRVFKGKKMAGQYGNTRVTVQNLRVMQVLPEENAILIKGAIPGPNGGLVTLRSAVKKTVV
- a CDS encoding mechanosensitive ion channel family protein, with protein sequence MNLYPMVLAAGPLLAQAAPDVEEIAQRIELLNVGNLLSAATIIAVAYAVNRVVSATLESLGEGQARRRLFFKKVQSFARLGIFAAAAYLVVATFLDFEEDRAALLGLGGTLAVAVGFALKDTASSLMAGILILVDQPFQVGDRVAFGDTYGEVVEIGLRSVRIVTLDDNQVSIPNNKFLTEAVSSSNAGALDMMVEIDFYIAQSADFELAKQIVYEATITSRYVFLSKPVVVQVYDEITPLAFATHVKSKAYVIDTRYEKALLCDVMERVKRAFRLHGIHPPYTRAYEVSAEGWEEFSSSPGRNSTPVRSPINVGRAPQIMEVEEVGAHTPEVSEV
- a CDS encoding tetratricopeptide repeat protein, with product MLSVTIGCASPSTPDSTWSDEFLAAMRLPEVQAEPEVASLALRAPERDQARDARFELARFALRRGDIALADERFEALWSEGIDDHITSRALYESARIALEHHQNRQEAIALLHRAIAQTAPWAGTELALSFLIKIEREAGHQPTLIEDLSRIAAELENDRLKAQLHLSIGELHHADLQDDEGALKAYHEAALSCESCSASDEALWRMAEIYSEHQNFNAATRTLGLVAERTDTSWFVGSYNSHRAADARFELGRIHLLFLEDYDEARDHFERFIDTFPHAMRRDQAEWHLVEIARLSASEAAYHRALRRFASNFPESRLADQARRRLEAL
- a CDS encoding ABC transporter ATP-binding protein, which gives rise to MIRIENLTKYHEGRVVIDDVTLTIDDRTNVGLIGPGGCGKSVLLKIVCGLIKPDKGRVLIDDIDVHRLKPTELAELRFRIGMLFQNYALFDSMNVADNIAFPLRQAGETDEKLIAEKVNQALIDISLPGIGERYPNELSGGMKKRVSFARAVIRRPPIVFYDDPTAGLDPVTSSKIFILLRKMQHEHNTTSVTISHDIEGIKDICDRFAMLDRGRLIFEGDRQAIEACDDSLVSQFWQGYSDDELNV
- a CDS encoding MlaE family ABC transporter permease, which translates into the protein MHRLATTLQAPFHWLGQTAMSWSFNAGGLALLTFQVLRNLLPWRWQFDGPETWRNLYRVGVKSFPIVVVTAVLVGAIMVIQSGLYIEQYGAYGLLGWGAGYSILREVGPILIGLMFSGRVGANNTAELGTMKVTDQVDALRALAIDPIGYLVMPRFIAMILMMFLLVVIGNFTALIGGAITSQVLLDVNMVLFFQSVIAYVLLDDLLHGLIKAVAFGFAIAIISCHFGLSTSGGAVGVGRAVNASVVGSAIAIFVLDYAITFASL
- a CDS encoding MlaE family ABC transporter permease gives rise to the protein MSASPDIPGRPTGREPSNFREFLSALGEPILYLTRTFRELIEMFGLTLYYMARGRTRWRAIFEQLHEVGNRSVIFVAVTLGFLGMILIYQAGYQAEQITGDLQLLGGLFLQLLLREFAPTITAMMIATRVATGMAAQIGSMVVTEQVDALQMCAAPPVDYLVVPRFIATTIMMIVLTIFAVLVSYSAGALTALFSFGLNVRTFIDLSFIGWFDLILCLSKALAYGMAVPIIACHAGLNVSGGSEGVGRATTNAVVNASLAVVILDFIITSLGYVALSLLPS